The Sinomicrobium kalidii region TATTGATTGTATTGCCGAATATTAACTCTTTCGCGCAGCACATACAGGAACGTATTTTTCTAACGGAGAACGGACTGGAAAATGTACGGGAAAAACTCGATGCGGGATATCGGGCATTTGTATTTGATGCCGAAGCGGTGACAGAAGATGACATCCTTACTTTTCAGTCTTTCCTGGAAAAACAAACTTCTCCGGAGGTTTTGGTATTCCTGATAAATGGCCAGTATACCCGCTTTTCAAAACGCATAAGTGAACATTCCATATCGAGGTTTATAACGGAGCAAACCGAAATGTTGTCACAACCCGCTAAGGAAAGCAGGTTACTGGTATTGGAACAGAGTGTTTCTGCGTTTGACAGTAACCACCGGACCAATAAAGCAGTCTACAAAAATGATTCACTATATATTGACGGGGGGTGTCGGTTGTTGAATTTTGTCGAGGTAAAACAAAGGGAGACAAAGGCGGTGGCTCAGGGTGTCCTGAAAGCCATGTTGCTGGAGCGGGGGAAGATGCCAAACTTTATCCGTACCGAATCGCCTTCCTTGTGGAAACAGGGCATAGACAGTATTTCCGGATTATCATTTAATCATGCCAATGTGTGGTTTGAGGGCCATCCGCTCAATGGAGTAAAGTGGAAAGAATTACCCGGTCTGGAATCATGCGGACACATTATGACGACCTCCGCAAAACTTTCGCCTAAAAAAAGGGGATACTGGTTTTCACCCGATATTTTTTCGTTTAGCAGCAGTGCTCCGAAAACCGTCAAGGTGTTCAAGGCCTATCAATACGATATAAAAGAGGCACTGCGATATTACCTTCCGTTTCACGAAAAAAATAAATCCAATACGGTTTACCCTTACGATAACGGGACGTATACAGACGTTGAATTTATTGATGATCCCACGAGAGGCGAGGTAGCTTACTTTAACGGGGAAACCAGCTATATAGATTTCAGGGATGCCCATAATACCGATTTTAACGAAATAACGGTTTCCGCATGGGTCAAACCCGACAAGATCTCCGGAAGCCTCAGCCTTATTGGTAAAGGAGAGGCCTTTTCTGCAAAGATATTCAACGGTAAACTGCAATTCACCACCCCCGGGATAAAAGACCACTACAGTAAGGAAACACTGATCAAGGCAGGTGAATGGGCACATATTACCTATGTATACTCGCAGGACAGAAAAGTCTATTTTTATGTCAACGGTAAGCTGGCAGGTGAAACCACAGCATCCGCATTGGAGCAAACCGAACATTCCATCTTGATAGGAACCAACCTTTGGGGGCAGTATTATAAAGGAGGGTTAAGTGAATTTTGTGTGTGGAACCGGGCGCTGAGCGATGATGAAGTTATGCATGTCTATAAGCTCGGGGTCATATCACCATCTTCTGATCGTACCGCACTTTATTATGCAACGGGTGGCGGAATTCTCATCATTATATTGCTCTTTTTGTATTCCTATACCAGAAGGAAAAATATCAAAAAACATGGCGAAGAAAGAGCAGGGACAGAAAAAATCGTTACTGCTTCTTCAGAGAAAAACCGAAAAGGAAGCATACAGTTGCTGGAAGAATTTAAACTTACGGATAAAGAGGGAAACGATATTACCTTTCGTTTATCCCCGAAACGGAAAGAACTGTTGGTATTGTTAATACTCTACACGCTTAAGGAAGGAGGCATTTCTTCCCGGAAAATGGGACATATACTCTGGCCCGGATTTTCTTCGGAAAGTGTAAAGAACAATCGCAGTACACACATTAAGGAAATAAGGAACCTGCTGCAGGAAAAACTGGATGTATACATCGTCTATTCCAATAAGGTATGGTATCTCGAAGTAGGCAAGGCAGTCGATATCGATATTTATGAGATCGATAAAGGAATTTCTGTATTTTCCGGGATAAAAAGGGAAATTCCCGAAAAAGAAAAGCTCCTGGAATGGGCCAGACTGGTTAGTCGGGGCCCCTTGTTACCGCAAACCGAACTGGAATGGATGGATAATTTCAAATCGGATTACGGAAATGCGGTGCTGGATGTGCTCGTACCATGCATGGAACGGCCTCATGTGTTTTCCGACGAAGAAATGTTACAGCTGATTCGCGCTATACTCACCATCGACCCCTTGTTTGAAAGAGCCGTACGCTCTAAAGTAAATATTCTTATGAAAGCGGGGAAACACACATTGGCCAGGAAGACAACAGACCACTATAAAAGGTTATATGAAAACTTTTATGGTGAAGTGTGTGAGCCTGATTTTCTGGCACCGGTAGAATAAAAGTTCCCGTATATCTTCACATTACCCCGAATATTACCCCGGATAATATCCCGGGTATCAGTAAGTTTATACCGTTAAACTTTAAAATCAACCAAATATGAAGAACAACCGAAGATTGTTCCTAAAAAATCTCGGGTTGGCAGGAGCCGCTACGGCAATGACCCCCGCCATTCTCGCGAAAGAAACCGTCAATGCACAAGGCCGGAAAATAACCTATCTGAACAGGGCCGATACTTCTACAAACGAGAAAACCCTGAAACTGGCGCTTATTGGCGCCGGAGGAATGGGAACTGCCGATATGAATACAGCGTTGGAGCACGATAATATAGAGATCGTAGCCGTATGTGATCTGTATGATGGCAGACTGGACCAGGCCAGGGAAAGATGGGGAGACCATTTGTTCCTTACCAGGGATTACAAGGAGATATTAAAACGAACGGATGTCGATGCCGTTATTATCGGTACACCAGACCACTGGCACAAACGGATAAGTATAGATGCCCTTAACGCCGGGAAGCATGCCTATTGCGAAAAACCGATGGTACACTCTGTAGATGAAGGCCATGAGCTGATCAATGCCTGGAAAAAGTCCGGTAAGATATACATGGTGGGAAGCCAGGGGCTTTCGTCCCTTGGTAATGAAAAAGCCAAACAACTCCTGGCCGAAGGAGCTATCGGCGATATCAATTATGCCGAAGGCTTCTGGGCAAGGCATTCTCCCCAGGGCGCCTGGCAGTATGCCATCCCTGAAGATGCCTCCGAAAAGACGGTTGACTGGGACCGCTATATCTTCAATACCAAAAAACGTCCCTTTGACCCGCTCCGGTTCTTCCGGTGGCGGAATTACCTGGATTACGGTACCGGAATGTCCGGAGACCTCTTCGTACACCTTTTTTCAAGTTTACATTTTATAACCGATTCTTACGGACCGGACAAGGTATCTGCAATGGGCGGGCTCCGTTACTGGAAAGACGGCAGGGAAGTTCCCGATGTACTCCTGGGTATGTTCAACTATCCGGAAACAGAACAGCATCCCGGATTTAACCTGTCCCTGCGCTGCAATTTCGTGGATGGGACCAGCGGGTCCACTTATCTGAAGATAGTGGGAAGTGAAGGTTCCATGGACATTACCTGGAACGATGTGGTGCTGAAAAGGAACAATCACACCGAAGAAGACCCCTTCCTCAAAGAAAAAGCCAAGGAAATGGGAGGATATGCAGGCCGGAAAAAAATACTTCCGCCCGCCGAAACGGTGTATGAGGTGGAAAAAGGTTATAAAGGGGCTCATTACGATCATTTCGCCAATTTCTTCAGAGCCATACGCCACGGAGGGACTGTAGTGGAAGATCCCGTATTTGGCTTCCGTGCGGCCGCTCCCGCCCTGTTGTGTAACGATAGCTACTTTCAGAATAAATACATCGGCTGGGACCCGGTAAAAATGAAAGTGGTATAACGTAACGGTCCGGCGGAATATCGATTTTAACAAACAATAGTAAATCAAAAAATAACACCAATGAAAAATACATTGCTGATCACGGGAATGGTTACCTTGTTTATGGTATCCTGCAAAACAGAAAAGAAGGAAAAACAGAAAGAAGCCGAACCCCAGGCGAAAATAGATGTAACCGATAAGGAAAATACCCTCACCAAAAAGGAAAAGGCCGAAGACTGGATATTACTCTTCGACGGAAAAAATGCCGATGGATGGAGAGGATACAATCAGGAAACCCTTCCCGAAGGGTGGGTGGTCGAAGACGGTACGCTGAAATCCCTGGGAAGAGGCGGGGATATAGGAGGTGATATTGTTTACGCGAAGGAACCTTTTGAAAACTTTGAGTTCTCTTTGGAATGGAAGATCGCCGAAGGCGGTAACAGCGGGGTGTTCTACCATGTGCTGGAAGGTGAACAATACGATGCACCTTATTACAATGCTCCTGAGTACCAATTGATAGACCAGATAGGGTTTCCGCAGAAACTGGAAGACTGGCAGTCTATCGGTGCTGACTACGGTATGTATACACCCGATTATAAAGGCGCCGTGAAACCCGCAGGAGAATGGAATTCCAGCCGGATCGTATTCACCCCTGAAAAGGTAACCTATTGGCTCAACGGGAAGAAAACCGTAGAATTCGTACCGTGGTCTGAAGACTGGAAAAAGCGAAAGGAAGAAGGAAAGTGGAAAGATTTTCCCGATTACGGAAAAGCAAAATCCGGGCTCATCGGGTTACAGGATCACGGAAGTTTCATCTGGTTTAAGAACATAAAAATAAGAAAGCTATGAGAGCGTCTTCATTGATCAACGGATTATTTTCATGCCTGGCCCTGGTATTGATGAGTTGTAATTCGGGTAAAACCGAGCTTTTCAACGGCAAAGACCTCACGGGATGGGAAATATACGGTACGGAAAAATGGTATGTGGAAGACGGTCTGCTGGTCGCCGAAAGCGGCCCGGACAAGAAATACGGTTACCTGGCTACAGACAAAAGTTATAAGAACTTTGAACTGGATGTGGAATTCCTGCAGGAGGCCGACGGCAACAGTGGTGTTTTTTTCCGCTCCGGTATCGAAGGGACCAAGATTTCCGGGTGGCAGGTAGAAGTAGCTCCGCCCGATCTTCACACCGGAGGGATTTACGAATCCTACGGAAGGGGATGGCTTATAAAACCTGAACCGGAAAAAGATAAAATGCTCAGGTACGGGGAGTGGAACCACATGAAGATAAGAGTGAAAGGCGATCATGTGACCACCTGGCTCAACGGCGAGCAGATGATAACCCTTGAGGATGAAAAAATAGGTGAAGCAAACGGAAAAATTGCCCTCCAGATTCACGATGGCGGGGGCATAAAAGTGTACTGGAGAAATATTACCCTGAAGGAGATCCCCGAAGGGGAATAATTTTTTACCTGCGGGAAGATATCAACTTCCGGATCGTTATTTCAGATGTTGGAGACAACATCCGGAGTGATGGTCCGGGAGTTTTTTATTTCTTACCCTGCCCTTTGCAGTACCCTTAAATATCGTTATCTTAGATGTAAATTTTCAAGCGATGAAAAATCTGTTAATTCCAGCTTTCATACTGTTGTTTATGACAGTGTCTGCGCAAAAACAAAATGTTATGAATAAAGAGACCATCTATCAGTTTAAAGTAGAAGACCTCTATGGCAATGATTTCGATTTCAGTAGTTTAAAGGGGAAAAAGATCATGGTGGTCAACACCGCCAGTGAATGCGGTCTGACACCTCAGTACGAAAGCCTGCAGGAACTCTATGAGAAGTATAAAAACAGGGATTTTGTTATTGTGGGCTTCCCCGCCAATAATTTCGGAGGGCAGGAACCGGGCACCGACGAACAGATTGCCGCTTTTTGTGAACAAAACTACGGAGTGACCTTTCCCATGATGAGTAAAATATCGGTAAAGGGAAAAGATATGCATCCGGTATATAAGTTCCTTACCGAAAAGGAAAAGAACGGACTGGAAGACTCGGAAGTGCAGTGGAACTTCCAGAAATATCTTATCGATGAAGAAGGGCATGTGGCAAAAGTTGTCCCTCCCCAGACCCTTCCCGTAGATGAAGCGGTCATAAACTGGATCGAACACTAATATTATACCTGTCTGCTTATGAACAAAACTGTTTTAGGTGTAAACACCATCTGCACCCATGAAGGGGAACTCCGGGACGAAAAATACCGCGGGGCGGTATCCCCGTTGTATATGGCTACATCCTATGCCTTTGAGGATGTGGAAGCAAAACGCTATCCCCGGTACTTCAATACACCCAATCAACTCGCGCTCGCCAGTAAGATCGCAGCACTGGAGCATGCCGAAAGAGGACTGATATTCGGAAGCGGCATGGCAGCAATCAGCACCACTTTGCTGGCTTTTCTCGGGAAAGGAGACCATATAGTGCTGCAAAAAACACTTTACGGGGGGACATTCAACCTGGTAACGGAAGAATTCCGGAAATTCGGAATAGAATATTCGTTTACCGACGGCTCGTCCCCGGAAGATTTTGAAACCCTGATCCGGGAAAACACCAAGGTGATTTATATCGAAACCCCGTCAAATCCATTGCTGACGGTAACCGATATAAAAGCCGTTGCGGAAATTGCCCGGAAACACGGACTGGTATCCATGATAGACAATACTTTTGCCAGTCCGGTGAACCAGACGCCGCTGGATTTCGGGATTGATATTGTCATACACAGCGCCACCAAATACCTGGGTGGCCACAGTGATATACTTGCAGGAGCTGTGGCAGGTTCCGAAGCGCATATAGATAAGGTATTCCAACTGGCCAAGAATTTCGGCGGAAGCCTTAGCGATTATACCGTGTGGTTACTGGAACGCAGCATAAAAACATTGGGACTGAGGGTAAAAGCACAAAACCGGAATGCTAAAAAACTGGCGCGGTTGCTGCAAAAACACCCGGATGTCTCCAAAGTACATTATCCCGGTCTTAAAAGCAATCCCGATTATGCCCTGGCCAAAGCACAAATGAAAGGTTTCGGCGGAATGTTGTCCTTCGAACTCCGGGAAGGGTTGGATGCCCTTCAGTTTATGCGGGAACTGCAGCTTATCAAACCTTCGATGAGCCTGGCGGGAGTAGAAAGTACCATTAGCTCACCGATGCTTACCTCGCATGCCTTGTTGAGTGCAGAAGAAAGGGCAGCGCAGGGGATAGGCGACGGATTATTGCGTCTTTCCGTCGGGATTGAAGATAAAAAGGACCTGATAAAAGACATAGAACAAGCCCTGGTTAAAATAGGAGAACTGGTAAGTTGAGCCCCCGGTAAAAGCGTAAAAAACAAAAATATATAACCATTTAACGGAAAGGAAAACAAGTGAAATTGGACATATTGGCTATTGGTGCACATCCCGATGATGTGGAACTGGGATGTGGGGCCACGATAGCGAAGGAAGTGGCACAGGGTAAAAAAGTGGGGATTCTGGATTTGACCAGAGGAGAACTGGGGACCAGAGGGTCGGCAGAACTCCGCGATAAGGAATCTGCCAGAGCTGCCGAAATACTCGGTGTGGAAATAAGGGAGAACCTTGCATTTGCAGACGGTTTTTTTGTAAATGACAGGGCCCATCAACTGGAAATCATAAAAATAATACGCAAATACCGTCCCGGGATCGTGTTGTGCAATGCTATTGATGACAGGCATATAGATCATGGCAGGGGCAGTAAACTGGCAAGTGATGCCTGTTTTTTGAGCGGACTGATCAAAATTGATACGGGACAGGAGGCATGGCGGCCGAAGCAGGTGTACCACTACATTCAGTGGAAAGATATAACCCCCGATTTTGTGGTGGATGTTTCAGGATTTGTAAAGACAAAAGTGGAGGCCGTATCGGCCTATGCGTCCCAGTTTTTTGATCCGGAGAGCGAGGAACCCGAAACACCGATAAGCAGTAAGAACTTTCTGGATAGTATTACGTACAGGGCCAGGGATTTAGGGCGAATTATCAATGTGGAACACGCAGAAGGCTTTACCGCCGAACGCCATGTAGCCGTGCATTCGCTGGATCATTTGATATAAAATTTTAAGTTTTTTCTTTGTATATAAATGATAAAAAATTACCTTTGCATCCGCAATTAAACGGTGGTTGTAGCTCAGCTGGTTAGAGCGCTAGATTGTGGTTCTAGAGGTCGCCGGTTCGAAACCGGTCTTCCACCCGTAAAGGAGTATTCTTAGCAGGATACTCCTTTTTTTGTTTCCTACAGGCAATACCTGCTTCATAGATTTTTGCCGGAAGGATAAAGTCTTTTTATTATCATATAGTCATAAAAAATAGCACTTATTTTCGGGAACAGATACTTTATCGTAATATTGCGATGTAGGGGTGAGTAACAAGTCCCCGGTTCCGAAACACCTGCACATAACCCGGGCCGGGCTTTAAACCTGAAAATATGCCATGAACACAGTTTTTGATGTTATCGTTATCGGCGGAGGCCAAAGTGGCCTGGCAACGGGCTATTACCTGAGGAGAGGCAGATTGAGCTACCTGATCCTGGACGACCGTGAAAAAAGAGGCGGTGCGTGGCAAAGTGCCTGGGACAGCCTTACACTATTTTCTCCTGCACAACACAGTTCCCTGCCGGGATGGCTGATGCCGAAATCGGAGGGACCTTTCCCGACAAGGCGGGAGGTGATCGATTATCTCGGCAGATACGAAGAACGCTACGGGTTTCCCGTAGAGCGCCCGGTCCGGGTGAACAATATGGAACGGGAAAACGACCTGTTCAGGCTGATCACCACCAAAGGTGATTTTTATACAAGGGCGGTGATCGCTGCAACCGGAACATGGGCCAATCCCGTGATCCCGGATGTGGATGGAAGAGAAAAATTCAAAGGGATACAGTTGCATTCGGCAAACTATAAAAATCCCGAAGTATTTCAGGACCAGAAGGTGCTGGTGGTCGGTGAAGGGAACTCCGGGGCACAGATCATGGCCGAAGTGTCGAAATACGGTCGTGAGGTCAAATGGGCTACACGGAATACACCGGAATTCCTGCCCGACGATGTGGACGGGCATTACCTTTTTAATATCGCTTCAGCTAAATATCGTGCTGAAAAGGAGGGAAAACCTTTTGACTTGTCCAATTACAATCTCGGAAATATCGTTATGGTGCCTTCCGTAAAAGAAGCGCGATCAAGAGGTGTATTGACGTCCGAGGGTTCTTTTACAGGTATGTACGAGGGCGGGGTGATCTGGGAAAACGGAACAAAGGAAGCTTTTGACGCTGTTATCTGGTGTACCGGGTTCGGGTATGCGACCTCGTTTTTGGATACTGTGGTCCGTCCGGATGAAAAGGGAATTATTTCTACGGACGAAACCAGGGCAACAGAAGTTCCGGGACTGTGGCTGGTAGGCTATGGCAGCTGGACCGGCTATGCTTCGGCAACGTTGATCGGGGTAAACCGTACCGCCCGGCAGACGGTAAAGCAGATAGGAGAGTACTTGGCTCAGGTCGAATAAAAAACAATCCCACCGGACCGGGATGCCGACAGGATTGTTTTGTATGATGTCGTAGTCTTCTCGCAGGGGAGAAATTATTCTGTTTCCACCGCTTTATCCACTACCAGCCGTTTTTCCCGGTTGGCGATTTCCCATGCCGTGTAAAATACCAGCCGGGTGCGGTTTTCCAGCAGGTCGTAGTTAATCTTGTCCGGAGTGTCACCGGGACGGTGATAGTCGTCATGGGTGCCGTTAAAATAAAAGATAACGGGAATGTTGTTCTTGGCAAAGTTGTAATGGTCGCTTCGGTAGTAGAACCGGTTCGGGTCGTTGTCGTCGTTGTAGGTATAGTCCAGTTCTATCTGGCAGTACTTTTCGTTCACTTCCTCAGACAGGTTATGCAGTTCGGTGCTCAGTTTGTCCGAGCCTATCAGGTACACGTAGTTCCGGTCTCCTTCACGTTTCGGATCTATTCTTCCTATCATGTCAATGTTCAGGTCGGTAACGGTATTTTCCAGCGGAAAAATGGGGTTCCTGGTATAGTAATCCGAACCTAAAAGTCCTTTTTCCTCACCGGTAACATGCAGGAACACTACAGATCGTTTGGGGCCGTTTCCGGCATCTGCCGCTTTTTTAAAAGCTTCTGCAATTTCCAGAAGTGCTACAGATCCTGAACCGTCGTCATCGGCGCCGTTATTGATCTGGCCGTCTTCGGTTACACCAATGTGATCCAGGTGAGAGGAGATAATAATATATTCATCGGGTTTTTCCGTTCCTTCGATGAAAGCCACTACGTTTTCCGAATCCACGTTGCCCGACTTTCCGGAAAAGGCAATGTCAAAGTTGGTAGTAATAACAGCCCCATTGTCCAGAGATTCAAGGTCCGGACTGATCTGGCCGGCAATATCATTACTGATAAAGGCATAGAAAAAATCTTCGTCTTCTTCGGCTTTTAATTGCATCCTGCCATTCCCTATCCTGTTTTGCATAAAGCTGAATTGCTGTGCAATCATGCTGAAGTTGGTCTTGTCGATAAGCAGTACGCCCTTTACTCCGTTTTTCATGGCAGTATCCAGCCGGTCCGGCATGGATATTTTTATATCAGACCATTTGGAGGGTTCGGAGGTTCCCGAGATAAGGTAGGTGCCGTCTTCGTTTTTGGGTTCGCCTATTACTATGGCAATGACTTTTCCCTCAACATCGAGGCCTTCGTAGTCGGAGTATTTCTCATCTTTTATACCGTATCCGGCAAAGACTATTTCACTGGAAGAATACGCGTTCCGGGCGGGGGAATGGAATGTAACAAAATCTTCCCCGATCTCGTATTGTTGATCATTGACGGCTATGGTAGCCTCCGGCATTTCACTGACCTCGAGGGGGACTTCCTGGAAATACTCGCCATTGTTCTGGGCGGCGGGTACCCCGAGTTTTACATAGTGATCTTTCAGGTATTCAACAGCTTTCTTTTGTCCCGGTTCTCCGGTTTCCCTGCCTTCGAATTCATCGGAAGCATAGGTGTATAAATGATCTTTTAATTCTTGTTGTGTTATGGTTTCCGCGTAGGGTACGGGATCGTAAGAAGCCGCCTTCTTTGAAGGGGCCGTGGCCTTTTGGGAACTGTTGCAGGCAAATGCTACGGACAGTG contains the following coding sequences:
- a CDS encoding 3-keto-disaccharide hydrolase; translated protein: MKNTLLITGMVTLFMVSCKTEKKEKQKEAEPQAKIDVTDKENTLTKKEKAEDWILLFDGKNADGWRGYNQETLPEGWVVEDGTLKSLGRGGDIGGDIVYAKEPFENFEFSLEWKIAEGGNSGVFYHVLEGEQYDAPYYNAPEYQLIDQIGFPQKLEDWQSIGADYGMYTPDYKGAVKPAGEWNSSRIVFTPEKVTYWLNGKKTVEFVPWSEDWKKRKEEGKWKDFPDYGKAKSGLIGLQDHGSFIWFKNIKIRKL
- a CDS encoding LamG-like jellyroll fold domain-containing protein, producing MRFLSVILLIVLPNINSFAQHIQERIFLTENGLENVREKLDAGYRAFVFDAEAVTEDDILTFQSFLEKQTSPEVLVFLINGQYTRFSKRISEHSISRFITEQTEMLSQPAKESRLLVLEQSVSAFDSNHRTNKAVYKNDSLYIDGGCRLLNFVEVKQRETKAVAQGVLKAMLLERGKMPNFIRTESPSLWKQGIDSISGLSFNHANVWFEGHPLNGVKWKELPGLESCGHIMTTSAKLSPKKRGYWFSPDIFSFSSSAPKTVKVFKAYQYDIKEALRYYLPFHEKNKSNTVYPYDNGTYTDVEFIDDPTRGEVAYFNGETSYIDFRDAHNTDFNEITVSAWVKPDKISGSLSLIGKGEAFSAKIFNGKLQFTTPGIKDHYSKETLIKAGEWAHITYVYSQDRKVYFYVNGKLAGETTASALEQTEHSILIGTNLWGQYYKGGLSEFCVWNRALSDDEVMHVYKLGVISPSSDRTALYYATGGGILIIILLFLYSYTRRKNIKKHGEERAGTEKIVTASSEKNRKGSIQLLEEFKLTDKEGNDITFRLSPKRKELLVLLILYTLKEGGISSRKMGHILWPGFSSESVKNNRSTHIKEIRNLLQEKLDVYIVYSNKVWYLEVGKAVDIDIYEIDKGISVFSGIKREIPEKEKLLEWARLVSRGPLLPQTELEWMDNFKSDYGNAVLDVLVPCMERPHVFSDEEMLQLIRAILTIDPLFERAVRSKVNILMKAGKHTLARKTTDHYKRLYENFYGEVCEPDFLAPVE
- a CDS encoding 3-keto-disaccharide hydrolase, yielding MRASSLINGLFSCLALVLMSCNSGKTELFNGKDLTGWEIYGTEKWYVEDGLLVAESGPDKKYGYLATDKSYKNFELDVEFLQEADGNSGVFFRSGIEGTKISGWQVEVAPPDLHTGGIYESYGRGWLIKPEPEKDKMLRYGEWNHMKIRVKGDHVTTWLNGEQMITLEDEKIGEANGKIALQIHDGGGIKVYWRNITLKEIPEGE
- a CDS encoding M28 family peptidase, with translation MRKILYLALSVAFACNSSQKATAPSKKAASYDPVPYAETITQQELKDHLYTYASDEFEGRETGEPGQKKAVEYLKDHYVKLGVPAAQNNGEYFQEVPLEVSEMPEATIAVNDQQYEIGEDFVTFHSPARNAYSSSEIVFAGYGIKDEKYSDYEGLDVEGKVIAIVIGEPKNEDGTYLISGTSEPSKWSDIKISMPDRLDTAMKNGVKGVLLIDKTNFSMIAQQFSFMQNRIGNGRMQLKAEEDEDFFYAFISNDIAGQISPDLESLDNGAVITTNFDIAFSGKSGNVDSENVVAFIEGTEKPDEYIIISSHLDHIGVTEDGQINNGADDDGSGSVALLEIAEAFKKAADAGNGPKRSVVFLHVTGEEKGLLGSDYYTRNPIFPLENTVTDLNIDMIGRIDPKREGDRNYVYLIGSDKLSTELHNLSEEVNEKYCQIELDYTYNDDNDPNRFYYRSDHYNFAKNNIPVIFYFNGTHDDYHRPGDTPDKINYDLLENRTRLVFYTAWEIANREKRLVVDKAVETE
- a CDS encoding Gfo/Idh/MocA family protein, whose product is MKNNRRLFLKNLGLAGAATAMTPAILAKETVNAQGRKITYLNRADTSTNEKTLKLALIGAGGMGTADMNTALEHDNIEIVAVCDLYDGRLDQARERWGDHLFLTRDYKEILKRTDVDAVIIGTPDHWHKRISIDALNAGKHAYCEKPMVHSVDEGHELINAWKKSGKIYMVGSQGLSSLGNEKAKQLLAEGAIGDINYAEGFWARHSPQGAWQYAIPEDASEKTVDWDRYIFNTKKRPFDPLRFFRWRNYLDYGTGMSGDLFVHLFSSLHFITDSYGPDKVSAMGGLRYWKDGREVPDVLLGMFNYPETEQHPGFNLSLRCNFVDGTSGSTYLKIVGSEGSMDITWNDVVLKRNNHTEEDPFLKEKAKEMGGYAGRKKILPPAETVYEVEKGYKGAHYDHFANFFRAIRHGGTVVEDPVFGFRAAAPALLCNDSYFQNKYIGWDPVKMKVV
- a CDS encoding trans-sulfuration enzyme family protein, whose product is MNKTVLGVNTICTHEGELRDEKYRGAVSPLYMATSYAFEDVEAKRYPRYFNTPNQLALASKIAALEHAERGLIFGSGMAAISTTLLAFLGKGDHIVLQKTLYGGTFNLVTEEFRKFGIEYSFTDGSSPEDFETLIRENTKVIYIETPSNPLLTVTDIKAVAEIARKHGLVSMIDNTFASPVNQTPLDFGIDIVIHSATKYLGGHSDILAGAVAGSEAHIDKVFQLAKNFGGSLSDYTVWLLERSIKTLGLRVKAQNRNAKKLARLLQKHPDVSKVHYPGLKSNPDYALAKAQMKGFGGMLSFELREGLDALQFMRELQLIKPSMSLAGVESTISSPMLTSHALLSAEERAAQGIGDGLLRLSVGIEDKKDLIKDIEQALVKIGELVS
- the bshB1 gene encoding bacillithiol biosynthesis deacetylase BshB1; amino-acid sequence: MKLDILAIGAHPDDVELGCGATIAKEVAQGKKVGILDLTRGELGTRGSAELRDKESARAAEILGVEIRENLAFADGFFVNDRAHQLEIIKIIRKYRPGIVLCNAIDDRHIDHGRGSKLASDACFLSGLIKIDTGQEAWRPKQVYHYIQWKDITPDFVVDVSGFVKTKVEAVSAYASQFFDPESEEPETPISSKNFLDSITYRARDLGRIINVEHAEGFTAERHVAVHSLDHLI
- a CDS encoding glutathione peroxidase, with translation MKNLLIPAFILLFMTVSAQKQNVMNKETIYQFKVEDLYGNDFDFSSLKGKKIMVVNTASECGLTPQYESLQELYEKYKNRDFVIVGFPANNFGGQEPGTDEQIAAFCEQNYGVTFPMMSKISVKGKDMHPVYKFLTEKEKNGLEDSEVQWNFQKYLIDEEGHVAKVVPPQTLPVDEAVINWIEH
- a CDS encoding ArsO family NAD(P)H-dependent flavin-containing monooxygenase, with the translated sequence MNTVFDVIVIGGGQSGLATGYYLRRGRLSYLILDDREKRGGAWQSAWDSLTLFSPAQHSSLPGWLMPKSEGPFPTRREVIDYLGRYEERYGFPVERPVRVNNMERENDLFRLITTKGDFYTRAVIAATGTWANPVIPDVDGREKFKGIQLHSANYKNPEVFQDQKVLVVGEGNSGAQIMAEVSKYGREVKWATRNTPEFLPDDVDGHYLFNIASAKYRAEKEGKPFDLSNYNLGNIVMVPSVKEARSRGVLTSEGSFTGMYEGGVIWENGTKEAFDAVIWCTGFGYATSFLDTVVRPDEKGIISTDETRATEVPGLWLVGYGSWTGYASATLIGVNRTARQTVKQIGEYLAQVE